From Xylanivirga thermophila, one genomic window encodes:
- a CDS encoding NAD(P)H-dependent oxidoreductase subunit E, producing the protein MVSKGDFRMVIMVCVGSSCHLKGSYDIIKRLEKLIKENNLEDQVELKASFCLGHCTEGVSTVVDGGIVNSLTIDGVEEFFKEKILGRLTT; encoded by the coding sequence ATGGTTAGCAAGGGGGATTTTAGGATGGTCATTATGGTATGCGTTGGTAGCTCTTGCCACTTAAAGGGTTCGTACGATATAATAAAGCGGCTGGAAAAACTTATAAAAGAGAATAATTTGGAGGATCAGGTAGAGCTTAAAGCCTCATTCTGCCTAGGACATTGTACAGAGGGTGTATCTACTGTGGTGGACGGGGGAATTGTTAATTCTTTAACAATAGACGGTGTAGAAGAATTCTTTAAAGAGAAGATTCTAGGGAGGTTGACCACATGA